GATCGTGTTCGAGGGATCGAAGGATCTTCGGCGGATCCTCCTGCCGGAGGACTGGGAAGGGCACCCGCTGCGCAAGGATTACAAGTACCCCGACTTCTACCACGGGATCAAGGTATGACGATCCGGCCCAACGCGCTCCCCACGCAGGAGATGACGATCAACATGGGGCCGCAGCACCCGAGCACCCACGGGGTGCTCCGGGTGATCCTCACCACCGACGGCGAGGTGGTGACCCGCGCGGTGCC
The Deltaproteobacteria bacterium DNA segment above includes these coding regions:
- a CDS encoding NADH-quinone oxidoreductase subunit D (Catalyzes the transfer of electrons from NADH to quinone), with protein sequence MTIRPNALPTQEMTINMGPQHPSTHGVLRVILTTDGEVVTRAVP